TGAACTCGCAGCTGGTCGGCGAGGAGACCTACCGGGCGCGCTTCCTCCGCGAGGCCGAGGGTGCCGCCCGCTTCGACCACCCCAACATCATCAACGTCTTCGACGCCGGTGAGCACGAGGGCGCCCCGTACCTGGTGATGACGTACGTGACCGGACCCGACCTCGAGCAGGTCCTCTTCGACCGTGGCGGCAAGCTGGAGCCGGCCGAGACCGTGCTGATCTGTGCGGCCATCGCGGCGGCGCTCGACGCTGCCGGCGCGGTCGGCCTGGCCCATCGCGATGTCAAGCCGGCGAACATCATGTTGGAGGGCTGGGAGCCCGAGCGGTACGGCGGCCGACGACGGCGCCCGCACGTGTACCTGACCGACTTCGGGCTGCTCAAGTCCTCGGCGCAGGCGACGCTGACCAAGACCGGCCAGTTCGTGGGCACCCTGCTGTACATGTCGCCGGAGCAGATCAACTCCGCGGCCGTCCCGGCGAGTGACCAGTACTCGTTGGCCTGTGTCATGTGGGAGTGCCTGACCGGCGACTACGCGTTCCGGCCGACCGGGAACTCGGTGCTGTCGCTGATCAAGGCCCACCTGACCGCGGATCCGCCCTCCATCTCACAACAGTCCGGCGGGATGTTGCCTGCGGCAGCCGACGCCGTGTTCCGGCGGGCACTGGCGAAGGACCCGTCGGAGCGCTTTGCGACCTGTACGGAGTTCGTGGACCACGCGACGCGGGCCCTGGGGCTTGGCGCGAGCGCGCCGCGCGTGGAGCCTGCTCCGCCGCTCGCGGCCGTCAACACGACGGCTGAGCTCGAGCGACGGCACCAGGATGACGATCGGGCCAGGCGCGATGGGGTCAGGCGCGATGGGTCGGTGACCCCTCCATCGCTGGCGGACCTCCCCCCGGTGCCGCTGGGTGACCTTCCACAGTCCGCGCCGGCAGACCTTCCTCCGGTCCCGCTGGGTGCCGATCCGGTGTCGCCGGGGCAGCCGTACCCCTCGACGACCGATCCTGTCGCGGGAGCCGGAGATGCTGGTGCCGCCAGGTCAGGCCCCGTGGCCCCTCAGGAGCACGCCGGTCAACTGCCGCCGACCAACGTCCCGGCCCCCTCCCCCGGAGCTGACCGGCAGGTGAGGCGGATCGTGCTCGCGGTCCTCGTGGTGCTGGTGGTGGTGGCGCTGGCCGCCCTCGGCCTCTGGCTTCGATAGCGGCGCGCCTACAGCCCTGGGAGCGGTGCCGTCCGAGGCCGTCGACTCTCGGTACACCGCGGCCGGGCCTCCCACTCTCGGTGCACGCCGGGCAGCGCTGGCCGCGACCATGTGCTGAGAGTCGGCTCCCACCTGGCCAGGTACAACTCTCGGCACACTCGTCTTCACGGTTAGGCCGAGATCGTGTACCGAGAGTCGTTCGGGATCACGACGGCGTCTACTGAGAGTCGGCCGGACCCTGACGGCGTGTACCGAGAGTCGTTCGGGACCCTGGATCAGCCGCCGTCGCGCCGGATCCGCAGCGCCCACCAGATCAGCGGGAGCTGGAGGGGGAGGCGCAGGATCGCCGCCGTCCGAGATCCCAACCAGCCGTCGACCGGTAGGCCACCCGACAGCACGGTGTCGATGTTGGCCGGGAAGACCGCGATCAGCGTCGCCGCAGTGAGGGTCCCCCCGAACCGACGGGTCCTGCGGTTCAGCAACAGACCAGCACAGAGGACCTCGACCACGCCCGAGCCGTACGTCAGCGGGCGGTGCAGCTCCTCCGGGATGGCTCGTGGCATGACCATGTCGTAGGCCGCCGGAGCCAGGAAGTGGGTGATGCCGGCTCCGCCCATCAGCGCGGCCAGGCCGAGAACCCGCCACGAGGGTCGGGGACGCCCGGAGGGTGGTGGACCTGCATCGCCTGTGGTTCGACCGCGGCGGGGCTGGAGTCCGCCTGACTGCTGGGCCGTCTTGCCTCCACTCGCGGTCAATTCGCCTCCCCCGTTGTCGGGCTTCTCGGTGCTGCTGCGGCCCAGTGGGCCATCCTGCCTCCGCCTCGCGGCCGATCTGGGTTCGCCGGAGGCAGTTTGACCACACCAGGCCGACTGACCACACCAAGCCGACTGACCACACCAGGCCGACTGACCACACCAAGCCGACAGACCACGCCAGGCCGACTGACCACGGCAGGCCGACTGACCGCGCCAGGCCGACTGACCACACCAGGCCGACTGACCACGGCAGGCCGAGGGGGCGCATTCACGATGACCCGGCGATCTGCGTGCCGATGGCGTCCTCGGGGCGGCCGACCACACGCGCCAGCAGCGACCGAACCTCGGGGTCGAGCAGCCGATCAGCGTGCGGCGCCGGCGACCCCGCCCCCACGTTGGGCAGGCCCTCCGCCTCGCTACCAGCCGCCCCGCCCTCCACGACCGACGTGGCGTACACCGACAGATCACGGGTCCGCACCTGATCAGGCCCGGCCAGCGGCACCACGACGTGCAGGGAGGTGTCGACGTCACGCTCCGCGTCAGCCATCACCGCGGTGGCGGCAACAGCGCCCGCCGGAATCGGCCAGTGCTCGCCCTCCTCGGGCAGGGTCCCCTCCGCGGTGCCGGCCAGTGCCCTGGTCAGCCGATCCGCGGGGTCGACGGTGAGGGCCGCCCGCAGGATGACGCTCTCCAGTGGGGCATCGGCGGCCATGTCCTCGGCCTCGGCCAGCGCCTCCAGCCACGGGTGGCCAGCCGGGTCGGTCACGGCCAGGTCGCTCAGCAGCACCAGCCGCTTGCAGCCGGCGCCGATCGCCGCGCCGACGACCGTCGCGGTCTGTTCGACGTAGGTGTCCGGGTCGTCCCCCGGCCGACCCAGCAGGTGCAGGACCGTGTGGACCTGCTCGAGCGCCGTCTCGACGTGCGCCTCATCGTCCAAGAACCCGTGGGCCACCTTGCAGCGCGACGCCCGCAGGTCCTCGCGGAGCTCATGGACCCGAGCCTGCTCGGCCGGGCCGGCCTCGGGAGCCGCTGCCTGGATGAACACACGGACCTCACCGCCACCGGCCAGCAACTGGTCGACAGCCCGTCGGCCGACGACGTCCTCGACCCCCGTGACCATGACCGGCATGGCCGACAGTGTGCCAGCGCTTGCACGCCTCAACTGGCGTAGCGCAGCTGGGCAAGCTAGAACGTGCGGAGGACAAACTGACTGGAGTCATGTTGCGCACGGCCGCGAAGCCGGCCAGCCACCGCACCACTCCCCCCACCCTGAGGACTGCCGATGGACCTAACCCCGACACCCGAACAGGTCACCTTCAGAGAAGAGGTCCGAGAGTGGCTCGAGGCCAACGTGCCCACCGACCTGCCGCCCCTGGAATCCAAGGAGGAGCTGCCGCTCTACCAAGCATGGGAGCGGAAGCTGTACGAGGCCGGCTACGCCGCGATCTCCTGGCCGAAGGAGTTCGGCGGGCGCGACGCCGACCTGATGACCCAGGCCATCTTCGCCGAGGAGTACGCCCGCGCCGGCGCC
This region of Euzebya tangerina genomic DNA includes:
- a CDS encoding serine/threonine-protein kinase → MSDLAPGARIGPYVIRSVAGRGAVGVVYAADHEQLDRRVAIKTLNSQLVGEETYRARFLREAEGAARFDHPNIINVFDAGEHEGAPYLVMTYVTGPDLEQVLFDRGGKLEPAETVLICAAIAAALDAAGAVGLAHRDVKPANIMLEGWEPERYGGRRRRPHVYLTDFGLLKSSAQATLTKTGQFVGTLLYMSPEQINSAAVPASDQYSLACVMWECLTGDYAFRPTGNSVLSLIKAHLTADPPSISQQSGGMLPAAADAVFRRALAKDPSERFATCTEFVDHATRALGLGASAPRVEPAPPLAAVNTTAELERRHQDDDRARRDGVRRDGSVTPPSLADLPPVPLGDLPQSAPADLPPVPLGADPVSPGQPYPSTTDPVAGAGDAGAARSGPVAPQEHAGQLPPTNVPAPSPGADRQVRRIVLAVLVVLVVVALAALGLWLR
- a CDS encoding MauE/DoxX family redox-associated membrane protein; this encodes MTASGGKTAQQSGGLQPRRGRTTGDAGPPPSGRPRPSWRVLGLAALMGGAGITHFLAPAAYDMVMPRAIPEELHRPLTYGSGVVEVLCAGLLLNRRTRRFGGTLTAATLIAVFPANIDTVLSGGLPVDGWLGSRTAAILRLPLQLPLIWWALRIRRDGG
- a CDS encoding SDR family oxidoreductase codes for the protein MPVMVTGVEDVVGRRAVDQLLAGGGEVRVFIQAAAPEAGPAEQARVHELREDLRASRCKVAHGFLDDEAHVETALEQVHTVLHLLGRPGDDPDTYVEQTATVVGAAIGAGCKRLVLLSDLAVTDPAGHPWLEALAEAEDMAADAPLESVILRAALTVDPADRLTRALAGTAEGTLPEEGEHWPIPAGAVAATAVMADAERDVDTSLHVVVPLAGPDQVRTRDLSVYATSVVEGGAAGSEAEGLPNVGAGSPAPHADRLLDPEVRSLLARVVGRPEDAIGTQIAGSS